In Streptomyces chartreusis NRRL 3882, the following are encoded in one genomic region:
- a CDS encoding sensor histidine kinase, producing MVATFRRHSLAGEMLVLQLAIVVVVLLAVAAVSLAQSQATFNRVEGRRVSALAEQLAANPLVRSQLVRPAPGETLAPLVHATQAQSGVTSVTVADASGRIVSSTNPTVVGERLPLERGAEQARGWSGQLRLDGNRQLAAQVPVLGATEENLGRILGTVMIGEADPTVWQRLNGASSYLLAYLGIASGLGVAGSWLLARRVKRQTLGLEPGEIAGLAEHREAMLYGIAEGVIALDPQHRLTLVNDMGRRLLDLPEDCVGQSLDGLGIDGRLRDVLAGTAAGKRDEVVVRHGRVLVMNRMTVTKDGRLLGSVTTLRDRTELARLEREIGSFRSSSELLRAQAHEFANQLHTISGLIQIGEQDEVVRYIRALNQRRQSLDVTLSRRVRDTAVAALLMAKASLAAERKVSLRISDDTALERLAPEDAADVATVVGNLVDNAVDAAAHDGDRWVEVALRQDASSVEIVVRDSGPGVAPELAREVFSHGFTTKAAREGERGIGLALTKLVCERHGGEISVANTPDGAVFTARMTVSHLPEAVTEGAAP from the coding sequence GTGGTCGCCACCTTTCGTCGCCATTCGCTCGCGGGCGAGATGCTGGTGCTCCAGCTCGCCATCGTCGTGGTGGTGCTGCTGGCGGTCGCCGCGGTCTCGCTCGCCCAGTCGCAGGCCACCTTCAACCGCGTCGAGGGGCGGCGGGTGAGCGCGCTGGCCGAACAGCTGGCCGCCAACCCCCTGGTGCGCAGCCAGCTGGTGCGTCCCGCGCCGGGGGAGACGCTCGCCCCGCTGGTGCACGCCACGCAGGCACAGTCCGGAGTGACCTCGGTGACGGTGGCCGACGCCTCCGGCCGGATCGTCAGCTCCACGAATCCCACGGTGGTCGGCGAGCGGCTGCCCCTGGAGCGCGGTGCCGAGCAGGCGCGGGGCTGGTCGGGGCAGCTGAGGCTGGACGGCAACCGCCAGCTGGCCGCCCAGGTCCCCGTCCTCGGGGCCACGGAGGAGAACCTCGGCCGGATCCTCGGCACAGTGATGATCGGCGAGGCCGACCCGACGGTGTGGCAGCGGCTCAACGGCGCCTCCTCGTACCTGCTCGCCTATCTGGGCATCGCCAGCGGGCTCGGCGTGGCCGGCTCCTGGCTGCTCGCGCGGCGGGTGAAGCGGCAGACCCTCGGGCTGGAGCCGGGGGAGATCGCGGGACTCGCCGAGCACCGGGAGGCGATGCTGTACGGGATCGCCGAGGGCGTCATCGCCCTGGACCCGCAGCACCGGCTCACCCTCGTCAACGACATGGGCCGCCGCCTGCTCGACCTGCCCGAGGACTGCGTCGGCCAGAGTCTGGACGGCCTGGGCATCGACGGACGGCTGCGCGACGTGCTGGCCGGCACCGCCGCCGGCAAGCGGGACGAGGTCGTCGTCCGCCACGGCCGGGTCCTGGTGATGAACCGGATGACCGTCACCAAGGACGGCCGGCTCCTCGGCTCGGTCACCACCCTGCGCGACCGCACCGAACTGGCCCGGCTGGAGCGGGAGATCGGTTCCTTCCGCAGTTCCTCGGAGCTGCTGCGGGCGCAGGCGCACGAGTTCGCCAACCAGCTGCACACCATCTCCGGGCTGATCCAGATCGGCGAGCAGGACGAGGTCGTGCGCTACATCCGCGCGCTGAACCAGCGCCGCCAGTCCCTGGACGTCACCCTCAGCCGCCGCGTCCGGGACACCGCGGTGGCCGCCCTGCTGATGGCGAAGGCGTCCCTCGCGGCCGAACGCAAGGTCAGCCTGCGCATCTCGGACGACACCGCGCTGGAGCGGCTCGCCCCGGAGGACGCCGCCGACGTGGCGACCGTGGTGGGCAACCTCGTGGACAACGCCGTCGACGCCGCGGCGCACGACGGGGACCGGTGGGTCGAGGTGGCGCTGCGGCAGGACGCCTCCAGCGTGGAGATCGTGGTCCGCGACTCGGGGCCGGGCGTGGCTCCCGAACTGGCCCGCGAGGTGTTCTCCCACGGCTTCACCACCAAGGCCGCGCGGGAGGGCGAGCGCGGCATCGGACTGGCCCTGACCAAGCTGGTCTGTGAACGGCACGGGGGAGAGATCTCGGTGGCCAACACCCCCGACGGGGCCGTGTTCACCGCACGCATGACCGTCAGCCACCTCCCCGAAGCGGTGACGGAAGGAGCGGCTCCATGA
- a CDS encoding Bug family tripartite tricarboxylate transporter substrate binding protein — MRRPARAVLGACAALVLLAAGGCGGWPGDGPARDLRLMVPNTPGGGYDTTARTAARVMEETGIASDVQVFNLPGAGGTVGLKRLADEKGNGDLALQMGLGVVGAAHAAGSEVTVTETTPIARLVEESGAIVVRKESPYRTIGALVDAWRRDPGSIRVGGGSSVGGPDHLLPMRLAQTVGIDPRKVAYVPYDGGGGDLLPALLEGRVDIATSGFGEFLDQIRGGRLRVLAVTGERPVGVLPGVPTLKSSGIDLVFDNWRGIVAPPGISDTDRRRWVEALTELHDSRQWRAELRRHGWRDVFETGRAFESFLARQDEQVAGLVRRLGPR; from the coding sequence ATGAGACGTCCCGCACGCGCCGTGCTCGGCGCCTGCGCCGCCCTGGTCCTGCTGGCGGCCGGGGGGTGCGGTGGGTGGCCGGGCGACGGGCCCGCGCGGGACCTGCGGCTCATGGTGCCCAACACCCCTGGCGGCGGCTACGACACCACGGCCCGTACCGCGGCCCGGGTCATGGAGGAGACCGGGATCGCCTCCGACGTACAGGTGTTCAATCTGCCCGGCGCCGGCGGCACGGTGGGCCTGAAGCGTCTCGCCGACGAGAAGGGCAACGGCGATCTCGCCCTCCAGATGGGCCTCGGGGTCGTGGGCGCCGCGCACGCGGCCGGGTCCGAGGTGACCGTCACCGAAACCACCCCGATCGCACGCCTCGTCGAGGAGTCCGGCGCGATCGTCGTCCGGAAGGAATCGCCGTACCGGACGATCGGCGCGCTGGTGGACGCCTGGCGCAGGGACCCGGGAAGCATCAGGGTGGGCGGCGGCTCATCCGTCGGCGGCCCCGACCACCTGTTGCCGATGCGGCTGGCGCAAACGGTCGGCATCGACCCGCGGAAGGTCGCGTACGTGCCGTACGACGGTGGGGGCGGCGACCTGCTGCCCGCGCTGCTGGAGGGCAGGGTCGACATCGCCACCAGTGGGTTCGGCGAGTTCCTCGACCAGATCCGCGGCGGCCGGCTGCGGGTCCTGGCCGTAACCGGTGAGCGACCGGTCGGTGTCCTGCCGGGTGTCCCGACCTTGAAGTCCTCGGGGATCGACCTGGTCTTCGACAACTGGCGGGGCATCGTGGCCCCGCCCGGCATCAGCGACACCGACCGGCGGCGCTGGGTGGAGGCGCTGACCGAGCTGCACGACTCCCGCCAGTGGCGGGCCGAGCTCCGCCGGCACGGCTGGAGAGACGTGTTCGAGACCGGCCGTGCCTTCGAGTCGTTTCTCGCCCGGCAGGACGAGCAGGTCGCCGGTCTCGTCCGCCGGCTCGGGCCGCGGTGA
- a CDS encoding ABC transporter ATP-binding protein gives METTAWTQLHSVMNAQEERRPLARATLRRIGVFARPHRRRIAFFVLLGVGTALLAVATPVLAGSVVDAIVSDGTEGTVVRLSLLIALIAVAEAALGILGRRLSATLGEHLILDLRTAVFDHVQRMPVAFFTRTRTGALVSRLNNDVIGAQRAFSNTLSGVVSNLVTLLLTLAVMLTLSWQITLLALVLLPVFVIPARRMGSRMARMQREAATLNAAMGTRMTERFSAPGATLVKLFGRPEEESAEFAERARRVADIGVRTATAQAAFITALTLVSALALALVYGLGGTLALRGTLEPGAVVSLALLLTRLYAPLTALAGARVEVMSALVSFERVFEVLDLKPLIEEKPDARRVPDGPVAVEFDHVRFGYPSADKVSLASLEEVATLDGRGGDEVLHGISFRAEPGQTVALVGSSGAGKSTVAQLLPRLYDVDEGAVRVGGVDVRDLSARSLRETLGMVTQDGHLFHDTVRANLLLARPTATESDLWDALRRARLDDLVRSLPDGLDTVVGERGYRLSGGERQRMTIARLLLARQRVVILDEATAHLDNTSEAAVQEALAEALEGRTAVVIAHRLSTVRTADQILVVEAGRIVESGTHEELLAAGGRYAELYRTQFGGTQSTAVDGAAA, from the coding sequence ATGGAGACCACAGCGTGGACACAACTGCACAGCGTCATGAACGCCCAGGAGGAACGCCGCCCCCTCGCCCGCGCCACCCTGCGCCGCATCGGCGTGTTCGCCCGCCCGCACCGGCGCCGCATCGCCTTCTTCGTCCTGCTGGGCGTGGGGACCGCCCTGCTCGCCGTGGCGACCCCCGTCCTGGCCGGGAGCGTCGTCGACGCGATCGTCTCGGACGGCACCGAGGGCACCGTCGTACGCCTGTCCCTGCTCATCGCGCTGATCGCGGTGGCGGAGGCGGCGCTCGGCATCCTCGGCCGGCGGCTGTCGGCGACGCTCGGCGAGCACCTCATCCTCGATCTGCGGACCGCCGTCTTCGACCATGTGCAGCGCATGCCGGTGGCGTTCTTCACACGCACTCGTACGGGCGCCCTCGTCTCCCGACTCAACAACGACGTCATCGGCGCCCAGCGCGCGTTCAGCAACACCCTGTCCGGAGTGGTCAGCAACCTCGTCACGCTGCTGCTCACCCTCGCCGTGATGCTCACGCTGTCCTGGCAGATCACCCTGCTGGCGCTGGTGCTGCTGCCGGTGTTCGTCATCCCCGCGCGGCGCATGGGCAGCCGTATGGCGCGCATGCAGCGGGAGGCGGCGACGCTGAACGCGGCGATGGGCACCCGCATGACCGAGCGCTTCTCCGCACCCGGCGCCACCCTGGTCAAGCTCTTCGGGCGCCCCGAGGAGGAGTCGGCGGAGTTCGCCGAACGCGCCCGCCGGGTCGCGGACATCGGCGTCCGGACGGCGACGGCCCAGGCCGCGTTCATCACCGCCCTCACCCTGGTCTCCGCCCTCGCCCTGGCCCTGGTCTACGGACTCGGCGGCACCCTCGCCCTGCGCGGCACGCTGGAGCCCGGCGCGGTCGTGTCGCTGGCGCTGCTCCTCACCCGGCTGTACGCGCCGCTGACCGCGCTCGCCGGGGCGCGGGTCGAGGTGATGAGCGCCCTCGTCAGCTTCGAGCGGGTCTTCGAGGTGCTCGACCTGAAGCCGCTCATCGAGGAGAAGCCGGACGCGCGCCGGGTGCCCGACGGGCCCGTGGCCGTCGAGTTCGACCACGTCCGCTTCGGCTACCCGTCCGCCGACAAGGTCTCCCTGGCCTCCCTGGAGGAGGTCGCCACGCTCGACGGGCGGGGCGGTGACGAGGTCCTGCACGGGATCTCCTTCCGCGCCGAACCGGGGCAGACCGTGGCGCTCGTCGGCTCCTCGGGTGCGGGCAAGTCGACCGTCGCGCAACTGCTGCCGCGCCTGTACGACGTCGACGAGGGCGCCGTCCGCGTCGGCGGCGTCGACGTCCGCGACCTGAGCGCGCGGTCCCTGCGGGAGACCCTCGGCATGGTCACCCAGGACGGGCACCTCTTCCACGACACCGTCCGCGCCAACCTCCTGCTGGCCCGCCCCACGGCCACGGAGAGCGATCTGTGGGACGCCCTGCGGCGGGCCCGTCTCGACGACCTCGTACGGTCCTTGCCCGACGGACTCGACACGGTGGTCGGCGAACGTGGCTACCGGCTCTCCGGCGGGGAACGCCAGCGCATGACCATCGCCCGGCTGCTGCTGGCCCGGCAGCGCGTCGTCATCCTCGACGAGGCCACCGCCCACCTCGACAACACCTCCGAGGCCGCCGTCCAGGAAGCGCTCGCCGAAGCCCTCGAAGGCCGCACGGCGGTCGTGATCGCCCACCGGCTCTCCACGGTCCGCACCGCCGACCAGATCCTGGTCGTCGAGGCCGGCCGGATCGTGGAAAGCGGCACGCACGAGGAACTCCTGGCGGCGGGAGGGCGGTACGCGGAGCTGTACCGGACCCAGTTCGGCGGGACGCAGAGCACGGCCGTGGACGGGGCGGCCGCGTAA